The Clostridioides sp. ES-S-0010-02 genome window below encodes:
- a CDS encoding recombinase family protein, with protein sequence MNVSIYLRKSRADEEAEHRGEFETLGRHKTTLLKLAKEQNLNVIDVKEELISGESIEYRPKMLELLDEVKSNNYDAVLVMDIDRLGRGNMQDQGLILDTFKKSQTKIITPRKTYDLNDEFDEEYSEFEAFMARKELKLISRRMQRGKIKSIEEGKFIAQSPPYGYDIKYLNNKERILVVNKDKANVIKMIFDMYLKGIGACKISKYLNELGYKTTTGRTWYEKGVRDIIKNKVYCGYIVWNKVERKRNSSRTRGIEEQMEVKGKHEPIISEEIWNKAQDIRKKRSNSPTPNNKITNPLAGIIKCGYCGHTLVAKSNTTSKGYEKYIVCTNCKNKSTKLYILENKVLEVLSKWLTDYKLSLKEELVFKDKFEDNLKCTLTSLKKELENLEKQKGGLHDFLEQGIYSSDVFIERSNILTSRIEDVKNSINKVNIDIKIAKEKSTVRMQIIPQLEKVLREYTEEKEPYLKNILLKTIIDHVVYKKEPNQKCDDFSLILYPIISKD encoded by the coding sequence TCTGGAGAAAGTATAGAATATAGGCCTAAGATGTTAGAGCTACTAGATGAAGTTAAAAGTAATAATTATGATGCTGTTTTAGTAATGGATATTGACCGTTTAGGACGTGGAAATATGCAAGACCAAGGATTAATATTAGATACTTTTAAAAAGTCTCAAACAAAAATTATTACTCCTAGGAAAACTTATGATTTGAATGACGAATTTGATGAAGAATATTCTGAATTTGAAGCTTTTATGGCTCGTAAAGAATTAAAACTAATATCTAGGCGTATGCAAAGAGGTAAAATTAAAAGTATTGAAGAAGGTAAGTTTATTGCTCAGTCTCCTCCCTATGGATATGATATTAAATACTTAAACAATAAAGAAAGAATTCTTGTAGTAAATAAAGATAAAGCAAATGTTATTAAAATGATATTCGATATGTATTTAAAAGGAATTGGAGCCTGTAAAATATCCAAGTATCTAAATGAACTTGGTTATAAAACCACAACAGGTAGAACTTGGTATGAAAAAGGTGTAAGAGATATTATAAAAAATAAAGTATATTGTGGCTACATAGTATGGAATAAAGTTGAGAGAAAAAGAAATTCTAGTAGGACTAGAGGCATCGAGGAACAAATGGAAGTAAAAGGAAAACATGAACCAATAATAAGCGAAGAAATATGGAATAAAGCGCAAGATATAAGAAAAAAACGCAGTAACTCACCTACTCCAAACAATAAAATAACCAATCCTTTAGCTGGAATTATAAAATGTGGATATTGTGGTCATACTTTAGTTGCAAAATCTAATACAACATCAAAAGGATATGAAAAATATATAGTCTGCACTAATTGTAAAAACAAATCTACTAAATTATACATATTAGAAAATAAAGTTTTAGAGGTTTTAAGTAAATGGCTAACAGATTATAAGCTATCTTTGAAAGAAGAACTTGTTTTTAAAGATAAATTTGAAGATAATTTAAAATGTACTCTAACATCCTTAAAAAAAGAACTTGAGAACCTAGAGAAACAAAAGGGAGGATTACATGATTTTTTAGAACAAGGAATATATAGTTCAGATGTATTTATAGAACGTTCAAATATACTTACATCACGTATAGAAGATGTTAAAAATTCTATAAATAAAGTAAATATAGATATTAAAATAGCAAAGGAAAAAAGCACTGTTAGAATGCAAATTATTCCTCAACTTGAAAAAGTTTTAAGAGAATACACAGAAGAGAAAGAGCCTTATCTGAAAAATATATTACTTAAAACTATAATTGACCATGTTGTATATAAAAAAGAGCCTAATCAAAAATGCGATGATTTTTCTTTAATACTATACCCCATTATATCAAAAGATTAA
- a CDS encoding cupin domain-containing protein, protein MHENKKNLLDGSLAQYNDAAVPKIPVFAGNDITSEVYYFKPNQVLNAHRHPNGEQIFVFLKGEGKMKLGEHECDVKQGDTVFVPTGEWHEITNGSNEEMVAVQITKINAGAEYRG, encoded by the coding sequence ATGCATGAAAATAAAAAGAATCTATTAGATGGAAGCTTAGCTCAATATAATGATGCAGCAGTACCAAAAATACCAGTATTTGCTGGTAATGATATAACTTCAGAAGTTTATTATTTTAAACCTAATCAAGTTCTTAATGCCCATAGACATCCTAATGGTGAACAAATATTTGTGTTCTTAAAAGGAGAAGGGAAAATGAAACTTGGAGAACATGAGTGTGATGTAAAACAAGGTGATACTGTTTTTGTACCAACAGGAGAATGGCATGAAATTACTAATGGAAGCAATGAGGAAATGGTTGCTGTTCAAATTACAAAAATCAATGCTGGAGCAGAATACAGAGGATAG
- a CDS encoding peptidase M56 has product MSLILSDIFRTVLVSNLFLILLLVFRISVFKRFSKRFNYYIWFIVVIKLLLPFTYYTFTFNTLKYQDSIKKINLENFNNISISKSGILIFIWIIGAIVYLIYNILKYIKLKNLINDLSYEIDDKDIIKLYENLLKELKISKDIKLKYTYEVETPAFFDSCVLLPPCEYTLKELEWIFRHELIHFKNKDLYIKYLVLFLKCVYWFNPFMYIMDKIIDLDCELYCDERVLKNCNIEEKKEYALIIINMMRKKLNYSNKFVAGLHQKSDIQKRVYYMFSEKYKGSTVVVLFLCLFSSIMYLKLEFISTNFLNNSISNSTYIENRIKSKPTYEKNIRIENQDNH; this is encoded by the coding sequence ATGAGTTTGATTCTAAGTGATATTTTTAGAACGGTTTTAGTAAGTAATTTATTCCTAATTCTTTTATTAGTATTTAGAATAAGTGTATTTAAAAGATTTAGTAAAAGATTTAATTATTATATCTGGTTTATTGTAGTTATTAAACTCTTGCTACCATTTACATATTATACTTTTACATTTAATACATTGAAATATCAAGATAGTATTAAAAAGATAAACTTAGAAAACTTTAATAATATTTCTATTTCTAAAAGTGGCATTTTAATATTTATTTGGATTATTGGTGCAATAGTATATTTAATTTACAATATTTTGAAATATATAAAACTCAAAAATTTAATTAATGATTTATCTTATGAGATAGATGATAAAGATATAATCAAGCTTTATGAAAATTTATTAAAGGAACTAAAAATAAGTAAAGATATAAAACTTAAATACACTTATGAAGTTGAAACACCTGCATTTTTTGATTCATGTGTTCTTTTGCCACCATGTGAATATACATTAAAAGAACTTGAATGGATATTTAGACATGAACTTATACATTTTAAGAATAAAGACCTTTATATTAAATATTTAGTGTTATTTTTAAAATGTGTTTATTGGTTTAATCCTTTTATGTATATTATGGATAAGATTATAGATTTAGATTGTGAACTTTATTGTGATGAAAGAGTTTTAAAAAATTGTAATATAGAAGAGAAAAAAGAGTATGCTTTAATTATCATAAATATGATGAGAAAAAAATTAAATTATTCAAATAAATTTGTAGCTGGTTTACATCAAAAATCAGATATTCAAAAACGTGTTTATTATATGTTTAGTGAAAAATATAAAGGAAGCACTGTTGTAGTATTGTTTTTATGTTTATTTTCATCAATAATGTATTTAAAATTAGAATTTATCTCTACAAACTTTTTGAATAACTCTATTTCAAATTCAACATATATTGAAAATAGAATCAAAAGTAAACCAACCTATGAAAAAAACATTAGAATAGAAAATCAAGATAATCATTAA
- a CDS encoding helix-turn-helix transcriptional regulator — translation MEKEELILKNSLKEARSEAKLSQSALAKMVGVSRNTISSIETGQFNPTAKLALILCIALDKKFEDLFFF, via the coding sequence ATGGAAAAAGAAGAATTGATATTAAAAAATAGTTTGAAAGAAGCAAGGTCAGAAGCAAAATTATCTCAATCAGCATTAGCAAAAATGGTTGGAGTATCACGTAATACTATTAGTTCAATAGAAACAGGACAATTCAATCCTACTGCTAAACTTGCATTGATTTTATGCATTGCATTAGATAAAAAGTTTGAAGATTTATTTTTCTTTTAG
- a CDS encoding YdcF family protein, with protein sequence MINLILGLIFIIYYFYLKIVFGGISFSGFFLVIGILLIVYRILKKKIKEKKVFYKVLKILISVFLIVFMITESLIIFYPKNSFETKSDYLLILGASVKKTTPSTTLKGRLNTALKYLKVNSECYVVVSGGKGNGENITEAKAMKDYLVRNGIDSNRIIEEYKSTNTYENFKYSKLKIEEHSRKRIKNIKVKIVTTDFHVLRSKILASRNEYKNISFYASKSKLSFVPTYYTREFFAIWKTIVFDR encoded by the coding sequence ATGATTAATTTAATATTGGGTTTAATATTTATAATTTACTATTTTTATCTTAAAATAGTTTTTGGTGGTATTTCATTTAGTGGATTTTTCTTAGTTATAGGAATACTATTAATTGTTTATCGAATCTTAAAAAAGAAAATTAAAGAAAAGAAGGTTTTTTATAAAGTGCTAAAAATACTAATTAGTGTTTTCTTAATAGTATTCATGATTACTGAAAGCTTAATAATCTTTTATCCTAAAAATAGTTTTGAGACAAAAAGTGATTATCTTTTGATTTTAGGAGCTTCTGTAAAAAAGACTACACCAAGTACTACATTGAAGGGAAGATTAAACACTGCTTTAAAATATTTAAAAGTTAATAGTGAATGCTATGTAGTAGTATCAGGTGGTAAGGGTAATGGAGAAAATATAACTGAGGCAAAAGCTATGAAAGATTATCTTGTTAGAAATGGTATAGATAGCAATAGAATAATAGAAGAATATAAATCTACAAATACTTATGAAAACTTTAAATATTCAAAGCTAAAGATAGAAGAGCATAGTAGAAAAAGAATAAAAAATATAAAAGTAAAAATTGTAACAACTGATTTTCATGTTCTTAGGAGTAAAATACTAGCATCTAGAAATGAATATAAAAATATTTCTTTTTACGCTAGTAAGTCAAAGCTTTCATTTGTTCCAACATATTATACAAGAGAATTTTTTGCAATATGGAAAACAATTGTTTTTGATAGGTGA
- a CDS encoding diguanylate cyclase, giving the protein MIRAKSLKSVMSIILIFLFTIISFSDFAFKTNVQEEENNKVSLKEISLQSSNAIKIKLDSSLSFVKSIANMVSYFDTIDNPEIIPLLAKISKESDFQRISIASPNGISRTSDGKVVDISNYQYFKKAISGDSNISEVVKSPIDGKDTFVIATPVYKENKVIGVLYGSYYNDKLAEFIDITSFNSEGYIDIFESSGQFVLKSSHTNAIVGASSNIYDIFKEASFDAGYSYKKVYEDTKHKKSGFISYKYKGKERYATYTPIGVNDWYVLSVIPQYTVRKNIDKINQLAFSLICKVFLLFIALIIYIFYKNNKSQKHILKANKEISSITNSIPGGVQKCTVDEKFEFEFLSDGFVDLFGYTREEIKMQFNNSFYKIIHKDDVERVKKEISEQLYKNKTIELEYRVRTKSGDIVWISDKGELIVEPDGKKYLYCVTVDITKTKQLEKEMEQKNLELEMVSENILGGILITEFDEDFTIQYANSGYLSMIGYTRKQLEDELQYKSCNLVFYDDRKKILENLRHQLIIGNIAVGEYRIKKCDGKMIWVSLKGRLITDSDDSKKGIWILTDITDLKNAEQKLRINEERFRIALNQTSNIIFEYDINTKSLVNTNKSMENYNIDKINENVPYSLVEAGIIYKDFSEDFIKMYEKIISGEKTASCVVKIRVPDQGYIWNKITLTTIFDEDGKPIRAIGIQEDISEQKEAEIRYNQAYKYHSAILSEAIITYEINVSKDIFIRGNENWYRQFGIKPSNDYSEMVKSISETVIYKDDKEVFLNTFLCRHLLEAYKNNISEIKLEYRRMNQDDKMIWVLCTMHLIKDSITNDIKALAYIKDIDEQKNEEIKLKLKAERDTLTGLYNKGTTENLINDFLNSEESNSGIHAFLIIDIDNFKSINDNLGHVFGDKVLYEVSKQLKPIFRNNDIVGRIGGDEFIVFLKNIQSFENAKSKAEKICNIFRNSYTGNKKTYKISGTVGISFVPEHGAVFEELYKKADMALYYAKNKGKDKYSLYNDCICENKLETDISKGSVKEESLKGEIEYEDSNLSLKEVLDSIDNYIYIVNPNTYDLIFINNKVSNLDLEIKIGDKCYKSLLKSNIPCNNCPINGLKENRDSKFKTETNIFGENVSIASWINWIDGEYNCLIECIDISLYKNKNK; this is encoded by the coding sequence GTGATAAGAGCAAAATCGTTGAAAAGCGTAATGAGTATTATATTAATATTTTTATTCACAATAATTTCTTTTTCTGATTTTGCATTTAAAACTAATGTTCAAGAAGAAGAAAACAATAAAGTTAGTTTAAAAGAAATATCTTTACAAAGTTCTAATGCTATAAAAATAAAGCTAGACAGTTCATTATCATTTGTTAAGAGTATAGCGAATATGGTTTCATATTTTGATACTATAGATAATCCTGAGATAATCCCGTTATTAGCTAAAATATCAAAAGAATCTGATTTTCAAAGAATATCAATTGCTTCTCCTAATGGAATAAGTCGTACTAGCGATGGGAAAGTTGTTGATATATCAAATTACCAATATTTTAAGAAAGCTATTAGTGGAGACAGTAACATATCTGAAGTAGTAAAATCTCCTATTGATGGAAAAGATACTTTTGTTATAGCTACACCTGTATACAAAGAAAATAAAGTGATTGGTGTTTTATATGGTTCATACTATAATGATAAATTAGCTGAATTCATTGACATAACAAGTTTCAACAGTGAAGGATATATAGATATATTTGAATCTAGCGGACAATTTGTTTTGAAATCTTCACATACAAATGCTATAGTTGGAGCAAGTAGTAATATATACGATATATTCAAGGAAGCTTCTTTTGATGCTGGTTATAGCTATAAAAAAGTATATGAAGATACAAAACATAAAAAGAGTGGATTTATTTCATATAAATACAAAGGTAAAGAACGTTATGCAACATACACACCAATAGGTGTAAATGACTGGTATGTTCTCTCAGTAATACCACAATATACTGTAAGAAAAAATATTGATAAAATAAATCAATTAGCATTTTCTTTAATTTGTAAGGTGTTCTTATTATTTATTGCACTAATAATATATATCTTCTATAAAAATAATAAATCACAAAAGCATATTCTAAAAGCCAATAAGGAAATATCATCTATTACAAATAGCATTCCTGGAGGAGTTCAAAAATGTACTGTTGATGAAAAATTTGAGTTTGAATTTTTAAGTGATGGATTTGTTGATTTGTTTGGTTACACAAGAGAAGAAATAAAAATGCAATTTAATAATAGTTTTTATAAAATAATACACAAAGATGATGTTGAAAGAGTAAAAAAAGAAATCTCTGAACAACTTTATAAAAATAAAACTATTGAATTGGAATACAGAGTTAGAACTAAAAGTGGTGATATAGTCTGGATATCTGATAAGGGGGAACTTATAGTAGAACCTGATGGTAAAAAATATCTTTATTGTGTTACAGTAGATATTACCAAAACAAAACAATTAGAAAAAGAAATGGAACAAAAGAATTTAGAACTTGAAATGGTATCAGAAAATATATTAGGCGGAATACTTATAACAGAATTTGATGAAGATTTTACTATACAATATGCTAACTCTGGTTATCTATCAATGATTGGATATACACGTAAACAGTTAGAAGATGAACTCCAATATAAATCATGTAATCTTGTTTTTTATGATGATAGAAAAAAGATTCTTGAAAATTTAAGACATCAGTTGATTATTGGAAATATCGCTGTAGGTGAATATAGAATAAAGAAATGTGATGGCAAGATGATATGGGTTTCTTTAAAAGGAAGGCTTATTACTGATAGTGATGATAGCAAAAAAGGAATTTGGATTTTAACTGATATAACTGATTTAAAAAATGCAGAACAAAAACTTAGAATTAATGAAGAAAGATTTAGAATTGCATTAAATCAAACATCAAATATTATATTTGAGTATGATATAAATACAAAATCTCTTGTAAATACTAATAAGAGTATGGAAAATTATAATATTGATAAAATAAATGAAAATGTTCCTTATTCCTTAGTTGAAGCAGGAATTATTTATAAAGACTTTAGTGAAGATTTTATAAAAATGTATGAGAAGATAATAAGTGGAGAAAAAACTGCAAGTTGTGTTGTTAAAATAAGAGTTCCAGATCAAGGCTACATATGGAACAAAATTACATTAACTACTATTTTTGATGAAGATGGTAAACCTATAAGAGCTATTGGGATACAAGAAGATATAAGTGAACAAAAAGAAGCAGAAATAAGATATAATCAAGCATACAAATATCATTCCGCTATATTATCAGAAGCAATAATAACCTATGAAATAAATGTATCAAAGGATATTTTTATAAGGGGTAATGAAAATTGGTATCGACAATTTGGAATTAAACCAAGCAATGACTACTCTGAAATGGTAAAATCTATATCAGAGACTGTTATTTATAAAGATGATAAAGAAGTCTTTTTAAATACATTTTTATGTAGACATTTATTAGAAGCCTATAAAAATAATATAAGTGAAATAAAGTTGGAATATAGAAGAATGAATCAAGATGATAAAATGATTTGGGTACTTTGTACAATGCATTTAATAAAAGACTCTATTACGAATGATATAAAAGCACTTGCTTATATTAAAGATATCGACGAACAGAAAAATGAAGAAATTAAATTAAAATTAAAAGCTGAAAGAGATACTTTAACAGGATTATATAATAAGGGTACTACAGAAAATCTTATTAATGATTTTCTAAATTCAGAAGAATCAAATTCAGGAATTCATGCCTTTTTAATTATTGATATAGATAATTTTAAATCAATAAATGATAATTTAGGACATGTTTTTGGAGATAAAGTTTTGTATGAAGTTTCTAAACAACTAAAGCCTATATTTAGAAATAATGATATAGTGGGGCGTATTGGTGGTGATGAATTTATAGTATTCTTAAAGAATATTCAATCTTTTGAAAATGCTAAAAGTAAAGCAGAAAAAATATGTAATATATTTAGAAATTCTTATACTGGAAATAAAAAAACGTATAAGATATCAGGTACAGTTGGAATTTCATTCGTACCAGAACATGGAGCTGTATTTGAAGAACTTTATAAAAAAGCAGACATGGCACTTTATTATGCAAAGAATAAAGGAAAAGATAAGTATTCACTTTATAATGATTGTATATGTGAAAATAAACTTGAAACCGATATAAGTAAGGGTAGTGTGAAAGAAGAAAGTCTAAAAGGTGAAATTGAATATGAAGATTCTAATCTATCACTAAAAGAAGTTCTTGATTCTATTGATAATTATATATATATAGTAAATCCGAATACTTATGACCTTATTTTTATTAATAATAAGGTCTCAAATTTAGACTTAGAAATAAAAATAGGAGATAAATGTTATAAATCATTATTAAAATCTAATATTCCTTGTAATAACTGCCCGATTAATGGATTAAAAGAAAATAGAGATTCAAAATTTAAAACAGAGACAAATATATTTGGAGAAAATGTATCAATTGCAAGTTGGATTAATTGGATAGATGGAGAATATAACTGTCTTATAGAGTGCATAGATATTTCTTTATATAAAAACAAAAACAAATAA
- a CDS encoding EAL domain-containing protein → MKYSRQILKSILIAFMVLFFFSVFAFFYISNMDNVLEYETKNYLSEISEESKIAINSKLKSNLNELESISKFLEIEDNFNLEKTLKILESYNKNSNYNNIGMILPNGKGYAKGIFGTDFSDRDYFKLAIKGTANISKPLIDKDTGKLTKTYAVPLYNNGKIVAVIAADYDVEFVSEFLSISTFNGESFSLICDSNGEIIIPSYHKNSNSNITNLSQVNFKKTFTFKNMKISDKGVVEAKESGKEIYMAYTSLGINDWFIISIVPKIVVSKKLNNLMMITIIGWIILSFLFLGVILYILYSKAKSQKTIEKIAYTDLVTGYSNWRKFESDAINLLKKASQNDKHAMVTFDIDKFKAINDIYGHKKGNSILKDIADTLNNMTHDNETFARVSSDNFNILLKYNTKEDIVNTIKKIIISNDFVNLSFGIYEIKDKNLSISAYSDRASLAKLSIKNNRDINFAFFNDKLRDKLLLEDKIEKEMEYALENNQFIMYLQPKYNIKSDKFCGSEALVRWQYTEKEFIYPSDFIPIFEKNGFITKIDMYILEQACKEIRTLFDKGILPLPISVNFSRVDFLKKDFITKIVNICDKYKIPYSLIEIEITESSMFGDTDTLFDVSRRLQDIGFIISMDDFGSGYSSVNMLKNIPLNVIKLDRGFFIDDKNIDKSQIVIKSIVSLIKQLGIRVVAEGIETKSQVEMLREANCDIIQGYYFSKPLPVKEFEKLVYKI, encoded by the coding sequence TTGAAATATAGTAGGCAAATATTAAAAAGTATATTAATAGCATTTATGGTACTATTCTTTTTTAGTGTATTTGCGTTTTTTTATATAAGTAATATGGATAATGTATTAGAATATGAGACAAAGAATTATTTATCAGAAATTAGTGAAGAGAGTAAGATTGCAATTAATAGTAAGTTGAAAAGTAATTTAAATGAATTAGAAAGTATTTCTAAGTTTTTAGAAATAGAAGATAATTTTAATTTAGAAAAAACTTTGAAAATCTTGGAATCATATAATAAAAATAGTAACTATAATAATATTGGTATGATTTTACCTAATGGCAAAGGCTATGCTAAAGGTATTTTTGGAACAGATTTTTCAGATAGGGATTATTTTAAGTTGGCCATTAAAGGTACAGCTAATATATCAAAGCCTTTAATAGATAAAGATACTGGAAAATTGACGAAAACATATGCAGTCCCATTATACAATAATGGTAAAATTGTTGCTGTTATTGCAGCTGATTATGATGTTGAGTTTGTATCTGAGTTTTTGTCTATTTCAACTTTTAATGGTGAAAGTTTTTCACTTATATGTGATAGTAATGGTGAAATAATTATACCATCTTATCACAAAAATTCAAATTCAAATATTACAAATCTTTCACAAGTTAATTTTAAAAAAACATTTACTTTTAAAAATATGAAAATATCGGATAAAGGAGTAGTAGAGGCTAAAGAATCAGGAAAAGAAATTTATATGGCATATACTTCTTTAGGAATAAATGACTGGTTTATAATATCAATCGTTCCAAAGATAGTTGTATCTAAAAAGCTAAACAATTTAATGATGATTACAATTATTGGATGGATTATACTTTCATTTTTGTTTTTAGGTGTTATACTGTACATATTATATTCAAAAGCAAAGAGTCAAAAGACTATAGAAAAAATAGCATATACAGATCTTGTAACTGGTTATTCAAATTGGCGAAAATTTGAATCAGATGCTATAAATTTACTAAAGAAAGCATCACAAAATGATAAACATGCAATGGTAACATTTGATATTGATAAATTCAAAGCAATTAATGATATATATGGCCATAAAAAAGGCAACTCAATTTTAAAAGATATTGCAGATACATTAAATAATATGACTCATGATAATGAGACTTTTGCTCGTGTTAGTTCTGATAATTTTAATATCTTATTAAAATATAATACAAAAGAAGATATAGTAAATACTATTAAAAAAATCATTATTAGTAATGACTTTGTAAATTTGTCTTTTGGAATCTATGAAATTAAGGATAAGAACTTATCTATAAGTGCATATAGTGATAGAGCTTCACTTGCGAAATTATCAATAAAAAACAATAGAGATATAAATTTTGCTTTTTTTAACGATAAGTTAAGGGATAAGTTATTACTTGAAGATAAAATAGAGAAAGAGATGGAATATGCACTTGAAAATAATCAATTTATAATGTATTTACAACCAAAATACAATATTAAATCAGATAAATTTTGTGGAAGTGAGGCACTGGTTAGATGGCAATACACAGAAAAAGAATTTATATATCCAAGTGATTTTATTCCTATATTTGAAAAGAATGGTTTTATTACAAAAATTGATATGTACATACTAGAACAAGCTTGCAAAGAAATTAGAACTTTATTTGACAAAGGTATTTTACCTTTACCTATATCTGTGAACTTTTCAAGAGTTGATTTTTTAAAAAAAGATTTTATCACAAAAATAGTTAATATATGTGATAAATATAAAATACCATATAGTTTAATAGAAATTGAAATTACTGAATCTAGTATGTTTGGTGATACGGACACTCTATTTGATGTAAGTAGAAGACTTCAAGATATTGGATTTATAATTTCAATGGATGATTTTGGGTCAGGATATTCTTCTGTAAATATGCTTAAAAATATACCTTTAAATGTAATCAAATTAGATAGAGGCTTTTTTATTGATGATAAGAATATTGATAAAAGTCAAATTGTTATAAAAAGTATAGTTTCGCTTATTAAACAATTGGGAATAAGAGTCGTTGCTGAAGGAATTGAAACAAAAAGTCAGGTGGAAATGTTAAGGGAAGCAAATTGTGACATTATTCAGGGTTATTATTTTTCAAAACCATTACCAGTTAAAGAGTTTGAGAAATTAGTCTATAAAATATAG
- a CDS encoding prephenate dehydrogenase produces MNIVVVGLGVIGGSFAKALKKAGYEDVFGVDIDSETLKKAEELEIIKKGCTTGKEFFKQADLIILSIYPRLIVTFLENNKEYFKRGTIITDTTGIKEVLINDVLKIIPDDIDFIFGHPMAGREKKGIDFASDEVFKEANYIITPTGRNNIKNLEFVENLILEIGFKRVKKLTAQKHDEMIAFTSQLPHVMAVALINSDEEGRDTGKFIGDSYRDLTRIANMNEDLWSELFLGNRDNLLKSIENFEMEVNLIKEAIFNNDKNKLVEYFKTSSVRREYLEK; encoded by the coding sequence ATGAATATTGTTGTTGTAGGATTAGGAGTTATAGGAGGTTCTTTTGCTAAGGCATTGAAAAAAGCTGGATATGAAGATGTGTTTGGAGTAGATATAGATTCTGAAACTCTGAAAAAAGCAGAAGAGTTAGAAATCATCAAAAAAGGATGTACTACAGGGAAGGAATTTTTCAAACAAGCTGATTTGATTATATTATCTATATATCCTAGATTAATTGTAACTTTTTTAGAAAATAATAAAGAGTATTTTAAAAGAGGAACTATAATTACTGATACCACAGGAATAAAAGAAGTTCTTATAAATGATGTCTTAAAAATTATTCCAGATGATATAGATTTTATATTTGGTCATCCAATGGCAGGTAGAGAAAAAAAGGGAATTGATTTTGCGAGTGATGAGGTATTTAAAGAAGCAAATTATATAATTACTCCAACTGGCAGAAATAATATAAAAAACTTGGAGTTTGTTGAGAATTTAATTTTAGAGATAGGATTTAAAAGAGTAAAAAAATTAACTGCACAAAAACATGATGAAATGATAGCTTTTACATCTCAATTACCTCATGTAATGGCAGTTGCTCTTATAAATAGTGATGAAGAAGGTAGAGATACAGGCAAATTTATTGGAGATAGCTATAGGGATTTAACTCGTATTGCAAATATGAATGAAGACCTATGGAGTGAACTTTTTTTAGGAAATAGAGATAATTTATTAAAATCTATAGAAAATTTTGAGATGGAAGTGAATTTAATAAAAGAGGCTATCTTTAATAATGATAAAAATAAACTTGTTGAATATTTTAAAACATCTTCAGTCAGAAGAGAGTATTTAGAAAAATAG
- a CDS encoding shikimate kinase gives MINKEKVILIGMPGSGKTTIGKLLAQEYNCSFCDMDDYINKISQKSIAELFLEGEDVFRNYETQACRELSTSDKTVVSTGGGVIKKDINIEILKEAGIILFINRPIEKILEDININSRPLLQDGKEKLYNLYNERINLYKNAADIEILNDKSLNDAVYNIKNAINKNFKFEFNEKII, from the coding sequence ATGATAAACAAAGAAAAAGTAATATTAATAGGTATGCCAGGTAGTGGAAAAACTACAATTGGAAAACTTTTAGCACAGGAATATAATTGTAGTTTTTGTGATATGGATGATTATATAAATAAAATATCTCAAAAAAGTATAGCAGAATTATTTTTAGAAGGAGAAGATGTTTTTAGAAATTATGAAACTCAAGCATGTAGAGAACTTTCTACTAGTGATAAAACAGTAGTCTCTACTGGTGGTGGTGTAATAAAAAAAGATATTAATATAGAAATACTCAAAGAAGCAGGAATAATACTTTTTATTAATAGACCTATAGAAAAAATTTTAGAAGATATAAATATTAATTCAAGACCCTTATTACAAGATGGAAAAGAGAAATTATACAATCTTTATAATGAAAGAATAAATCTTTATAAAAATGCTGCGGATATAGAAATTTTAAATGATAAATCATTAAATGATGCTGTATATAATATCAAAAATGCAATTAATAAAAATTTTAAATTTGAATTTAATGAAAAAATAATCTAG